One Streptomyces sp. V4I8 genomic window carries:
- a CDS encoding NlpC/P60 family protein, with product MASHRRPKQPSRARVTVLTTAAAAAVAISSQAANAAPSEKPSKDEVKAKVDKLYEEAEQATEKYNGAKEKQEKLQKEISTIQDNVARGQEELNELRDTMGLAAAAQYRTGSIDSSVQLFLSSDPDDYLDKASTMDQLSAQQVDSLKKIQGKQRELSQQRAEASDKLKDLASTRTELGKKKKQVQAKLAEAQKLLNTLTAAEKAALAAEEQRASRSAADRVDLGNVGSASGRAMAAFQAAQSQIGKPYVYGATGTASYDCSGLTSWAYAQAGVSIPRTSQAQANAGTRLSMSELKVGDLVIFYGDLHHVGLYAGNGQVLHAPRSGTVVRYESINNMPFQFGVRI from the coding sequence GTGGCGTCCCACCGTCGACCCAAGCAGCCGAGCCGAGCACGTGTGACCGTGCTGACCACCGCCGCCGCTGCTGCCGTGGCCATCAGTTCGCAGGCCGCCAACGCGGCGCCCAGCGAGAAGCCGAGCAAGGACGAGGTAAAGGCCAAGGTCGACAAGCTCTACGAGGAGGCCGAGCAGGCCACCGAGAAGTACAACGGGGCCAAGGAGAAGCAGGAGAAGCTCCAGAAGGAGATCTCCACCATCCAGGACAACGTCGCCCGCGGCCAGGAAGAGCTCAACGAGCTGCGCGACACGATGGGCCTCGCGGCCGCCGCCCAGTACCGCACGGGCAGCATCGACTCCTCCGTCCAGCTGTTCCTGTCGTCCGACCCGGACGACTACCTGGACAAGGCGTCCACGATGGACCAGCTGAGCGCCCAGCAGGTCGACTCGCTGAAGAAGATCCAGGGCAAGCAGCGCGAACTCTCCCAGCAGCGCGCCGAGGCGTCCGACAAGCTCAAGGACCTCGCCTCCACCCGCACCGAACTGGGCAAGAAGAAGAAGCAGGTCCAGGCCAAGCTCGCCGAGGCCCAGAAGCTGCTCAACACCCTGACCGCCGCCGAGAAGGCCGCCCTCGCCGCCGAGGAGCAGCGCGCCAGCCGCTCCGCCGCCGACCGCGTGGACCTCGGCAACGTCGGATCCGCCTCCGGCCGGGCCATGGCCGCCTTCCAGGCCGCCCAGAGCCAGATCGGCAAGCCGTACGTCTACGGCGCCACCGGCACCGCCTCCTACGACTGCTCGGGCCTGACCTCCTGGGCCTACGCCCAGGCCGGCGTCTCCATCCCGCGCACCTCGCAGGCCCAGGCCAACGCCGGCACCCGCCTGTCGATGAGCGAACTCAAGGTCGGTGACCTCGTCATCTTCTACGGCGACCTGCACCACGTCGGCCTCTACGCGGGCAACGGCCAGGTGCTGCACGCCCCGCGCAGCGGCACGGTCGTCCGCTACGAGTCGATCAACAACATGCCGTTCCAGTTCGGCGTCCGGATCTGA
- a CDS encoding NlpC/P60 family protein — protein sequence MGSHRRLVSPGFDRGANAALCVMSAAAAAIGVVPATAAPHDDTRAKVDRLYEEAEKATEAYNKADERADRLREQVNDAQDRIARQQEHINTMRDALGSLAGAQYRSGGLDPSLALLLSDDPEDYLDRAARIARISAHQADELKDLQDAMREIAQERAEAAGKLVELEKSRKTVAAHKRTVEHKLAQARRLLNSLTASDRAAYDRTSRSGRDVMPDFGSLAAPSGRAAAAIAAAHSALGKPYVWGANGPSGFDCSGLIQWSYAQAGVSLPRTSQGQRYAGRQVPLSEAQPGDVVTYRSDASHVGMYAGNGQVIHAPYPGAPVRYDPVGMMPGATVTRV from the coding sequence GTGGGGTCCCATCGCCGCCTTGTATCGCCCGGGTTCGACCGGGGCGCCAACGCAGCCCTCTGCGTCATGTCGGCCGCCGCCGCGGCCATCGGGGTCGTACCGGCCACGGCCGCGCCGCACGACGACACCCGGGCCAAGGTGGACCGTCTCTACGAGGAGGCCGAGAAGGCCACCGAGGCCTACAACAAGGCCGACGAGCGCGCCGACAGGCTCCGGGAGCAGGTGAACGACGCCCAGGACCGGATCGCCCGGCAGCAGGAGCACATCAACACCATGCGGGACGCCCTCGGTTCGCTGGCCGGCGCCCAGTACCGCTCCGGCGGCCTCGACCCCTCCCTCGCCCTGCTGCTCTCCGACGACCCGGAGGACTACCTCGACCGGGCCGCCCGGATCGCCCGGATCAGCGCCCACCAGGCCGACGAGCTCAAGGACCTCCAGGACGCCATGCGCGAAATCGCCCAGGAGCGCGCCGAGGCGGCCGGAAAGCTCGTCGAACTCGAGAAGAGCCGCAAGACCGTCGCCGCCCACAAGCGCACCGTCGAGCACAAGCTCGCCCAGGCCCGCCGGCTCCTCAACTCCCTCACGGCGTCCGACCGCGCCGCCTACGACCGCACCTCCCGCTCCGGCCGTGACGTCATGCCCGACTTCGGCAGCCTCGCCGCGCCCTCGGGCCGTGCGGCCGCCGCCATCGCCGCCGCCCACTCCGCGCTGGGCAAGCCGTACGTCTGGGGCGCCAACGGCCCCTCCGGCTTTGACTGCTCGGGCCTGATCCAGTGGTCGTACGCCCAGGCCGGCGTCTCCCTGCCGCGCACCTCGCAGGGGCAGCGGTACGCCGGCCGGCAGGTCCCGCTCTCCGAGGCCCAGCCCGGTGACGTCGTCACCTACCGCTCCGACGCCAGCCATGTCGGGATGTACGCCGGCAACGGCCAGGTGATCCACGCGCCCTACCCCGGCGCCCCGGTGCGCTACGACCCGGTGGGCATGATGCCGGGCGCGACGGTCACCAGGGTCTGA
- a CDS encoding SRPBCC family protein, translating into MAEHTSSSITIEAAPADVMGVIADFARYPDWTGEVKEAEVLKTDGQGRAEQVRLVMDAGAIKDDQVLGYTWTGENEVSWTLVKSQMLRSLDGSYILKPAGAGATEVTYLLTVDVKIPMLGMIKRKAEKVIIDRALAGLKKRVESGR; encoded by the coding sequence ATGGCGGAACACACCAGCTCGAGCATCACGATCGAGGCGGCACCGGCCGATGTCATGGGGGTGATCGCCGACTTCGCGCGCTACCCCGACTGGACCGGTGAGGTGAAGGAGGCGGAGGTCCTCAAGACCGACGGGCAGGGCCGTGCCGAGCAGGTCCGGCTCGTCATGGACGCCGGCGCGATCAAGGACGACCAGGTGCTCGGGTACACCTGGACCGGCGAGAACGAGGTGTCCTGGACGCTGGTGAAGTCCCAGATGCTCCGGTCGCTCGACGGCTCGTACATCCTGAAGCCGGCCGGGGCGGGGGCGACCGAGGTCACCTACCTGCTGACGGTGGACGTCAAGATCCCGATGCTGGGCATGATCAAGCGCAAGGCCGAGAAGGTCATCATCGACCGGGCGCTGGCGGGGCTGAAGAAGCGGGTGGAGTCGGGCAGGTAG
- a CDS encoding DUF5304 domain-containing protein — MSEELPPSDAGEHEAIDEVRATDADAWATACAEDLAEEKARRRAQHGPQPGAAAEELRKLVDAVADKLSTIQSPLLGAVAGPAAQQVVKQVVEQAKAAVEPVIERNPDVFDHLAAAGTELLAAYRSAVQAQERRWTTGERGGHDLDERPDRGDDAGPGERIDLD; from the coding sequence ATGAGCGAAGAGCTCCCCCCGTCCGACGCCGGAGAGCACGAGGCGATCGACGAGGTACGGGCGACCGACGCCGACGCCTGGGCGACGGCGTGCGCCGAGGACCTCGCGGAGGAGAAGGCGCGCCGCCGCGCCCAGCACGGCCCGCAGCCGGGCGCGGCCGCCGAGGAACTGCGCAAGCTCGTCGACGCCGTCGCGGACAAGCTGTCGACCATCCAGTCCCCGCTGCTCGGCGCGGTCGCCGGACCCGCCGCCCAGCAGGTGGTCAAGCAGGTCGTGGAGCAGGCCAAGGCGGCCGTCGAGCCCGTCATCGAGCGCAACCCGGACGTCTTCGACCACCTGGCCGCGGCCGGCACCGAACTCCTCGCCGCCTACCGCTCCGCGGTCCAGGCCCAGGAGCGGCGCTGGACCACCGGGGAGAGGGGCGGGCACGACCTGGACGAGCGCCCGGACCGGGGCGACGACGCCGGTCCCGGCGAGCGCATCGACCTGGACTGA
- a CDS encoding long-chain fatty acid--CoA ligase — protein sequence MREFSLPALYEVPADGNLTDIVRRNAAQHPDVAVIARKVGGTWQDVSATAFLAEVHAAAKGLIAAGVGPGDRVALMSRTRYEWTLLDFAIWSAGAVTVPVYETSSPEQVQWILGDSGATAMVTELDGHTAAVESVRDRLPALKHVWQIEAGGVEELGRLGQDISDATVEERGSLAKADDPATIVYTSGTTGRPKGCVLTHRSFFAECGNIVERLRPLFRTGECSVLLFLPLAHVFGRLVQVAPMMAPIKLGTVPDIKNLTDELAAFRPTLILGVPRVFEKVYNSARAKAQADGKGKIFDKAADTAIAYSKALDTPSGPPVGLKIKHKVFDKLVYSKLRAVLGGKGEYAISGGAPLGERLGHFFRGIGFTVLEGYGLTESCAATAFNPWDRQKIGTVGQPLPGSVVRIADDGEVLLHGEHLFKEYWNNPGATEEALADGWFHTGDIGTLDEDGYLRITGRKKEIIVTAGGKNVAPAVIEDRIRAHALVAECMVVGDGRPFVGALVTVDEEFLGRWCSDHGKPAGSTAASLHEDPDLLAAIQSAVDDGNAAVSKAESVRKFRILPSQFTEDSGHLTPSLKLKRNVVAKDFADEIEAIYQK from the coding sequence TTGCGCGAGTTCAGCCTTCCGGCTTTGTACGAGGTCCCTGCGGACGGAAATCTGACCGACATCGTCCGCAGAAACGCCGCGCAGCACCCGGACGTCGCCGTCATCGCCCGCAAGGTGGGAGGTACCTGGCAGGACGTGTCGGCCACCGCCTTCCTCGCCGAGGTGCACGCGGCCGCGAAGGGGCTCATCGCCGCCGGGGTCGGGCCGGGCGACCGGGTCGCTCTCATGTCCCGTACGCGCTACGAGTGGACCCTGCTCGACTTCGCGATCTGGTCGGCGGGCGCGGTCACCGTGCCGGTGTACGAGACCAGCTCGCCGGAGCAGGTGCAGTGGATCCTCGGTGACTCGGGCGCCACCGCCATGGTCACGGAGCTGGACGGCCACACCGCCGCCGTCGAGTCGGTGCGCGACCGGCTGCCCGCCCTCAAGCACGTCTGGCAGATCGAGGCCGGCGGCGTCGAGGAGCTGGGCCGCCTCGGACAGGACATCAGCGACGCGACGGTCGAGGAGCGCGGCTCGCTGGCGAAGGCCGACGACCCGGCGACCATCGTGTACACGTCCGGCACGACCGGCCGCCCCAAGGGCTGTGTGCTCACCCACCGCAGCTTCTTCGCCGAGTGCGGCAACATCGTCGAGCGCCTGCGCCCCCTCTTCCGCACCGGCGAGTGCTCGGTCCTGCTCTTCCTCCCCCTCGCGCACGTCTTCGGGCGGCTCGTGCAGGTCGCGCCCATGATGGCGCCGATCAAGCTGGGCACCGTCCCGGACATCAAGAACCTCACCGACGAGCTGGCCGCGTTCCGCCCCACGCTGATCCTGGGCGTCCCGCGCGTCTTCGAGAAGGTCTACAACTCGGCGCGCGCCAAGGCGCAGGCGGACGGCAAGGGCAAGATCTTCGACAAGGCGGCGGACACGGCGATCGCCTACAGCAAGGCGCTGGACACGCCGTCCGGCCCGCCCGTCGGCCTGAAGATCAAACACAAGGTCTTCGACAAACTCGTCTACAGCAAGCTGCGCGCGGTGCTCGGCGGCAAGGGCGAGTACGCCATCTCCGGCGGCGCCCCGCTGGGCGAGCGGCTCGGGCACTTCTTCCGCGGCATCGGCTTCACGGTCCTGGAGGGCTACGGCCTGACCGAGTCCTGCGCCGCCACCGCCTTCAACCCCTGGGACCGCCAGAAGATCGGCACGGTCGGCCAGCCGCTGCCGGGCTCGGTCGTGCGGATCGCGGACGACGGGGAGGTGCTGCTGCACGGCGAGCACCTGTTCAAGGAGTACTGGAACAACCCGGGCGCGACCGAGGAGGCGCTGGCCGACGGCTGGTTCCACACCGGTGACATCGGCACCCTCGACGAGGACGGCTACCTCCGGATCACCGGCCGCAAGAAGGAGATCATCGTCACCGCGGGCGGCAAGAACGTCGCGCCGGCCGTGATCGAGGACCGTATCCGGGCGCACGCGCTGGTCGCGGAGTGCATGGTGGTGGGCGACGGGCGGCCGTTCGTGGGCGCGCTGGTCACCGTCGACGAGGAGTTCCTGGGCCGCTGGTGCTCCGACCACGGCAAACCGGCGGGCTCCACCGCGGCGTCGCTGCACGAGGACCCCGACCTGCTGGCCGCGATCCAGTCGGCGGTCGACGACGGCAACGCCGCGGTGTCGAAGGCGGAATCGGTGCGGAAGTTCCGCATTCTCCCCTCCCAGTTCACGGAGGACTCGGGCCATCTGACGCCGTCGCTGAAGCTCAAGCGCAACGTCGTGGCGAAGGACTTCGCGGACGAGATCGAGGCGATCTACCAGAAGTAG
- a CDS encoding glycosyltransferase 87 family protein, whose translation METTGTRRSLAWLLVTWALTRLVLLLFVFKVYVFPGPDVTSDVSVIYQGWYEVLRTGTFPLDDVTWQYPPAAALPVLSPALVFWLDYSSAFFVLCFVADLAVLLLLLYVGLRPGRTLRGAWVWVAGVPLLGPTVYARYDVMVTGVAVAALLAGARHPRLMGALTAFGAMLKVWPVLLLVAARRRSAWGSAALTAGGLSVLFAVAMPGAFAFLTFQRDRGTEVESLGALVFHVARQYGWDGQVLLNYGSVEFLGPYVDVVSGAALALSGLAFGWLLLWRVRARRFLPHTLADAAFVAVLMFVTTSRVISPQYMVWLVGLAAVCLCFRDSRMKLPVGLVLAASFVTVLEFPVWFSHVVASDALGVTLLFLRNGLLVLATVLAARELWRSTVTRPAPLPVPTQTPRTRETSLPT comes from the coding sequence GTGGAGACGACGGGCACGCGGCGGTCCCTGGCGTGGCTTCTGGTCACCTGGGCCCTGACCAGGCTGGTTCTGCTGCTCTTCGTGTTCAAGGTGTACGTCTTCCCCGGCCCGGACGTCACCAGCGACGTGTCGGTGATCTACCAGGGCTGGTACGAGGTGCTGCGCACCGGAACGTTCCCGCTGGACGACGTCACCTGGCAGTATCCGCCGGCGGCCGCGCTGCCGGTCCTCTCCCCCGCGCTGGTGTTCTGGCTGGACTATTCGTCGGCGTTCTTCGTCCTCTGCTTCGTCGCCGACCTGGCCGTCCTGCTGCTCCTGCTGTACGTCGGCCTGCGCCCGGGGCGGACGCTGCGCGGGGCCTGGGTGTGGGTGGCGGGCGTACCGCTGCTCGGACCGACCGTGTACGCCCGCTACGACGTGATGGTCACCGGCGTCGCCGTGGCCGCGCTGCTCGCGGGTGCCCGGCATCCCCGGTTGATGGGCGCGCTGACGGCGTTCGGGGCGATGCTGAAGGTGTGGCCGGTACTGCTGCTGGTCGCGGCCCGCAGGCGGAGCGCCTGGGGCTCGGCGGCGCTGACCGCCGGCGGGCTGTCGGTGCTGTTCGCCGTCGCCATGCCCGGCGCCTTCGCGTTCCTGACCTTCCAGCGGGACCGGGGCACCGAGGTGGAGTCGCTGGGCGCGCTGGTGTTCCATGTGGCCCGGCAGTACGGCTGGGACGGTCAGGTGCTGCTGAACTACGGGTCGGTGGAGTTCCTCGGCCCGTATGTCGACGTCGTCAGCGGCGCCGCCCTGGCGCTGAGCGGGCTCGCCTTCGGCTGGCTGCTGCTGTGGCGGGTGCGGGCGAGGAGGTTCCTGCCGCACACCCTCGCGGACGCGGCGTTCGTGGCGGTGCTGATGTTCGTGACGACGAGCCGGGTGATCAGTCCGCAGTACATGGTGTGGCTGGTCGGGCTCGCGGCCGTGTGCCTGTGCTTCCGCGACAGCCGCATGAAGCTCCCCGTGGGGCTGGTCCTCGCGGCGTCCTTCGTCACGGTCCTGGAGTTCCCCGTGTGGTTCTCCCACGTCGTCGCCAGCGACGCCCTCGGCGTCACGCTCCTCTTCCTCCGCAACGGCCTGCTCGTCCTCGCCACGGTCCTCGCTGCCCGCGAGCTCTGGCGCTCGACGGTCACCCGGCCGGCCCCGCTCCCCGTACCGACCCAGACCCCCCGCACCAGGGAAACGTCCCTGCCGACCTGA
- a CDS encoding ArsA family ATPase yields the protein MRTILITGPGGSGRTTVAAATALTAATNGSRTLVLSADRTDTLGAALGVSTGPAPTRVTPNLTAWRPDAAVGFRDDLAAFQERASSALDLLGASRLDPEEVTPLPGAEELALLRALRDAALAEAHDLLVVDLPATPHALALLALPEELRRYLRRLLPPERQAARALRPVLGRLAGVPMPAEWLYETAARWDLDLAAVEAVVADRDTVVRLVAEPGPGGADAVRDATLALHLRGLRPDLLVANRVLPEAEAVPGSWLAGPVAQQRKVLEEWRAEGHDVHGFAHLGRDPRGTDDLTRLAVPAVNDTSSTVEWPVTDRLADDGVLVWHIPLPGAVRDELDLIRRGDELVVTAGQFRRIVPLPSALRRCGVAGAGLRDGELRIRFAPDPDLWPGTR from the coding sequence ATGCGCACCATCCTGATCACAGGCCCGGGCGGCAGCGGCCGTACAACCGTCGCCGCCGCCACCGCGCTGACGGCGGCGACCAACGGCAGCAGAACCCTGGTCCTCAGCGCCGACCGCACCGACACCCTGGGCGCGGCACTCGGCGTGAGCACGGGGCCGGCCCCGACCCGGGTCACCCCGAACCTCACCGCCTGGCGGCCCGACGCCGCCGTCGGATTCCGGGACGACCTCGCCGCCTTCCAGGAGCGGGCCTCCTCCGCCCTCGACCTCCTCGGCGCCTCCCGGCTCGACCCGGAAGAGGTCACCCCCCTCCCTGGTGCCGAGGAACTCGCGCTGCTGCGGGCCCTGCGGGACGCCGCGCTCGCCGAGGCCCACGACCTCCTCGTCGTCGACCTGCCGGCCACCCCGCACGCCCTCGCCCTGCTCGCGCTCCCCGAGGAACTGCGTCGCTATCTGCGCCGGCTGCTCCCGCCCGAGCGGCAGGCGGCCCGTGCGCTGCGACCCGTGCTGGGCCGGCTGGCCGGTGTGCCGATGCCCGCGGAGTGGCTGTACGAGACCGCGGCCCGCTGGGACCTCGACCTCGCCGCCGTCGAGGCCGTCGTCGCCGACCGCGACACCGTCGTACGACTGGTCGCCGAGCCCGGTCCGGGCGGCGCCGACGCCGTACGGGACGCCACCCTCGCCCTCCACCTGCGCGGCCTGCGCCCCGACCTGCTGGTCGCCAACCGGGTCCTGCCCGAGGCGGAGGCGGTGCCGGGCAGCTGGCTCGCCGGGCCCGTGGCCCAGCAGCGCAAGGTCCTGGAGGAGTGGCGGGCGGAGGGCCACGACGTCCACGGCTTCGCCCACCTCGGCCGGGACCCCCGCGGCACCGACGACCTCACCCGTCTCGCCGTGCCCGCCGTCAACGACACGTCGTCCACCGTCGAGTGGCCCGTCACCGACCGGCTCGCCGACGACGGCGTCCTCGTCTGGCACATCCCGCTGCCCGGCGCCGTACGCGACGAGCTCGACCTCATCCGGCGCGGCGACGAACTCGTCGTCACCGCAGGGCAGTTCCGGCGCATCGTGCCGCTGCCGTCGGCCCTGCGCCGGTGCGGCGTGGCCGGGGCCGGGCTGCGCGACGGCGAGCTGCGGATCCGGTTCGCGCCGGACCCGGATCTCTGGCCGGGGACACGGTGA
- a CDS encoding metallophosphoesterase produces MAPTPTGNRRTRVHVVSDVHGNARDLARAGEGADALICLGDLVLFLDYADHSRGIFPDLFGVQNADRIVELRTARRFEEAREFGAGLWAGIGSDRRAVIEKAVRKQYAEMFAVFPTPTYATYGNVDMPPLWPEYAGPGTTVLDGERVEIGGWVFGFVGGGLRTPMRTPYEISDEEYAAKIEAVGEVDVLCTHIPPEVPELVYDTVARRFERGSKALLEAIRRTRPRYSLFGHVHQPLVRRMRIGATECVNVGHFAGSGKPWALEW; encoded by the coding sequence ATGGCACCGACACCGACGGGAAACCGCAGGACACGCGTCCACGTGGTCAGCGACGTACACGGCAACGCCCGCGACCTGGCCAGGGCCGGCGAGGGCGCGGACGCCCTGATCTGCCTGGGCGACCTGGTGTTGTTCCTCGACTACGCCGACCACTCGCGCGGCATCTTCCCCGACCTCTTCGGCGTGCAGAACGCCGACCGCATCGTGGAGCTGCGCACCGCCCGGCGCTTCGAGGAGGCCCGGGAGTTCGGGGCGGGGCTGTGGGCCGGGATCGGCTCGGACCGGCGCGCGGTGATCGAGAAGGCGGTACGCAAGCAGTACGCCGAGATGTTCGCGGTGTTCCCGACACCGACGTACGCCACCTACGGCAATGTCGACATGCCGCCCCTGTGGCCGGAGTACGCCGGACCCGGCACGACGGTGCTGGACGGGGAGCGGGTGGAGATCGGCGGGTGGGTCTTCGGCTTCGTGGGCGGCGGCCTGCGCACGCCGATGCGGACTCCCTACGAGATCAGCGACGAGGAGTACGCGGCGAAGATCGAGGCCGTGGGGGAGGTGGACGTGCTCTGCACGCACATTCCGCCGGAGGTCCCCGAGTTGGTGTACGACACGGTGGCGCGGCGCTTCGAGCGGGGAAGCAAGGCGCTGCTGGAGGCGATTCGCCGTACCCGCCCCCGTTACTCCCTGTTCGGGCATGTCCATCAGCCGCTGGTCCGCCGGATGCGGATCGGGGCGACCGAGTGTGTGAACGTGGGGCACTTCGCCGGGTCGGGCAAGCCCTGGGCACTGGAGTGGTGA
- a CDS encoding glycosyltransferase family 4 protein, giving the protein MHKTLIVTNDFPPRPGGIQAFLHNMALRLDPERLVVYASTWKRSREGIEATAAFDAEQPFTVVRDRTAMLLPTPGATRRAVGLLREHGCTSVWFGAAAPLGLMAPALRKAGAERLVATTHGHEAGWAQLPAARQLLGRIGEATDTITYLGEYTRSRIATALTPAAASRMVQLPPGVDEKTFHPGSGGDEVRARLGLTDRPVVVCVSRLVRRKGQDTLIQAMPRILAAEPDAVLLIVGGGPYEKDLRKLAHDTGVTGSVHFTGPVPWSELPAHYGAGDVFAMPCRTRRRGLDVEGLGIVYLEASATGLPVVAGDSGGAPDAVLDGETGWVVRGGSPEEAADRIVTLLGDAELRRRMGERGREWVEERWRWDLLAEQLKNLL; this is encoded by the coding sequence ATGCACAAGACCCTGATCGTGACGAACGACTTCCCGCCCCGCCCCGGCGGCATCCAGGCGTTCCTGCACAACATGGCGCTACGGCTCGACCCGGAGCGGCTGGTCGTCTACGCCTCCACCTGGAAGCGCAGCCGCGAGGGCATCGAGGCCACCGCCGCCTTCGACGCCGAGCAGCCCTTCACGGTCGTACGGGACCGTACGGCGATGCTGCTGCCGACGCCCGGGGCGACCCGGCGCGCGGTCGGGCTGCTGCGCGAGCACGGCTGTACGTCGGTGTGGTTCGGGGCGGCGGCCCCGCTCGGCCTGATGGCGCCCGCCCTGCGCAAGGCGGGCGCCGAGCGGCTGGTCGCCACCACCCACGGTCACGAGGCGGGGTGGGCCCAGCTGCCCGCGGCCCGGCAGCTGCTGGGGCGGATCGGGGAGGCGACGGACACGATCACCTACCTGGGCGAGTACACGCGCTCGCGGATCGCGACCGCGCTGACCCCGGCCGCGGCCTCGCGGATGGTGCAGCTCCCGCCCGGGGTCGACGAGAAGACCTTCCACCCGGGCTCGGGCGGCGACGAGGTCCGGGCACGGCTCGGCCTGACGGACCGGCCGGTGGTCGTCTGCGTCTCCCGTCTGGTCCGGCGCAAGGGGCAGGACACCCTGATCCAGGCCATGCCCCGCATCCTGGCCGCCGAGCCGGACGCCGTGCTGCTGATCGTCGGGGGCGGGCCGTACGAGAAGGACCTGCGCAAGCTCGCCCACGACACCGGCGTCACCGGCTCCGTCCACTTCACCGGCCCGGTCCCCTGGTCCGAACTGCCCGCCCACTACGGCGCCGGCGACGTCTTCGCGATGCCGTGCCGGACGAGGCGGCGGGGGCTGGATGTGGAAGGTCTCGGCATCGTCTACCTGGAGGCGTCGGCGACCGGGCTGCCGGTGGTCGCGGGCGACTCGGGCGGCGCACCGGATGCCGTACTGGACGGCGAGACGGGCTGGGTGGTGAGGGGCGGCTCCCCCGAGGAGGCGGCCGACCGCATCGTCACGCTCCTGGGAGACGCCGAACTGCGCCGGAGGATGGGCGAGCGGGGCCGGGAGTGGGTCGAGGAGAGGTGGCGGTGGGACCTGTTGGCAGAGCAGTTGAAGAACTTGCTGTAG
- a CDS encoding GMC oxidoreductase produces MAALQTAATLGFTRIALQSARAAQPDAVESAPAIVVGSGYGAAVAALRLGQAGIRTLVLEMGRLWNTNGPDGKVFCSTSDPDQRSMWFRTRTEAPLATFLWLDVVNKDISPYPGVLDRVHYDHMSVYVGRGVGGGSLVNGGMAVTPLQSYFAEQFPTVDTAEMYGTYFPRARAMLGVNTIDPAWFESTEWYRFTRISRKHASDAGLKTTFVPNVYDFGYMQREAAGTATKSALAGEVIYGNNQGKRSLDKTYLASALGTGNVTIHTLERVKSISRAADGTYVLAVDRIDATGTVVETKEYGCTYLFLGGGSVGTTELLVRARESGTLPALDASVGSGWGTNGNVMLGRANHLWDTVGANQSTMPVMGIDDWANTANPVFAEIAPLPTGLEHWVSLYLAITKNPERASFSYDSASGAVRLGWSAAQSAVSVGMAKKLFDRINRANATIYRYDLFGSGNKVFADDFTYHPLGGCVLGKATDNYGRVKGYARLYVTDGSLVPGSIGVNPFVTITALAERTMARVLVEDTVP; encoded by the coding sequence ATGGCCGCCCTCCAGACCGCGGCCACCCTCGGCTTCACCCGCATCGCCCTCCAGTCCGCCCGAGCCGCCCAGCCCGACGCAGTCGAATCCGCCCCCGCCATAGTCGTCGGCTCCGGCTACGGCGCCGCCGTAGCCGCCCTCCGCCTCGGCCAGGCCGGCATCCGCACCCTCGTCCTCGAAATGGGCCGCCTCTGGAACACCAACGGCCCCGACGGCAAGGTCTTCTGCTCCACCAGCGACCCCGACCAGCGCTCCATGTGGTTCCGCACCCGCACCGAGGCCCCGCTCGCCACCTTCCTGTGGCTGGACGTGGTCAACAAGGACATCAGCCCGTACCCGGGAGTCCTGGACCGTGTGCACTACGACCACATGTCCGTGTACGTCGGCCGGGGCGTCGGCGGCGGTTCCCTGGTCAACGGCGGCATGGCGGTCACCCCGCTCCAGTCCTACTTCGCCGAGCAGTTCCCGACCGTGGACACCGCGGAGATGTACGGCACCTACTTCCCGCGCGCCCGCGCCATGCTCGGCGTCAACACCATCGACCCGGCGTGGTTCGAGTCGACCGAGTGGTACCGCTTCACCCGGATCTCCCGCAAACACGCGAGCGACGCCGGCCTGAAGACCACCTTCGTGCCCAACGTCTACGACTTCGGGTACATGCAGCGCGAGGCCGCCGGTACGGCCACGAAGTCCGCGCTCGCGGGAGAGGTCATCTACGGCAACAACCAGGGCAAGCGCTCCCTCGACAAGACCTACCTGGCCTCCGCGCTCGGTACGGGGAACGTCACCATCCACACCCTGGAGCGGGTGAAGTCGATCAGCCGGGCGGCCGACGGGACATACGTCCTCGCCGTCGACCGGATCGACGCCACCGGGACCGTCGTGGAGACGAAGGAGTACGGCTGTACGTACCTCTTCCTCGGCGGCGGCAGCGTCGGCACCACCGAACTCCTGGTCCGGGCAAGGGAGTCGGGCACACTGCCGGCCCTGGACGCGAGCGTCGGCTCCGGGTGGGGGACCAACGGCAACGTGATGCTCGGGCGGGCCAACCACCTCTGGGACACGGTCGGGGCGAACCAGTCGACCATGCCGGTCATGGGCATCGACGACTGGGCCAACACCGCCAACCCCGTCTTCGCCGAGATCGCTCCTTTGCCCACGGGACTGGAGCACTGGGTCAGCCTCTATCTGGCGATCACCAAGAACCCGGAGCGCGCGTCGTTCTCGTACGACTCGGCCAGTGGCGCGGTGCGGCTCGGGTGGAGTGCCGCGCAGAGCGCCGTGTCGGTGGGCATGGCGAAGAAGCTGTTCGACCGGATCAACCGGGCGAACGCCACGATCTACCGGTACGACCTCTTCGGCTCGGGCAACAAGGTCTTCGCCGACGACTTCACGTACCACCCACTCGGCGGCTGCGTGCTGGGGAAGGCGACCGACAACTACGGCCGGGTGAAGGGGTATGCGCGGCTGTACGTGACCGACGGCTCGCTCGTGCCCGGGTCGATCGGGGTGAACCCGTTCGTGACGATCACCGCGCTCGCCGAACGGACGATGGCGCGGGTCCTCGTGGAGGACACCGTGCCATGA